One window of the Clostridium sp. MB40-C1 genome contains the following:
- a CDS encoding EFR1 family ferrodoxin (N-terminal region resembles flavodoxins. C-terminal ferrodoxin region binds two 4Fe-4S clusters.), whose amino-acid sequence MEGLLIYFSGTGNSKFIAECIKKEFNKRGHNITLYSIENNLPINWDCYEFFIFGSPKYYEYTPLFFINWIKKNVPRLSRHSKCILFCTGSAAIATSFKSLNKILKKKNLHVVITKTFQMPSNYLIGFFNPTDEEKYDIYSKWSFEKAGLMVQDFLDNIYSIEKINPIIGFMCEKVSYYFCKSTKYKSKNFSISPNCTKCTQCIRHCPTHNIQLIDDKIVFKNNCILCTRCINFCPENAIIYKNKKTDQYTHNLKELNLR is encoded by the coding sequence TTGGAAGGATTACTTATTTATTTTAGTGGAACTGGTAATAGTAAATTTATTGCTGAATGTATAAAAAAAGAGTTTAATAAAAGAGGTCATAATATTACACTTTATTCAATAGAAAATAATTTACCCATAAACTGGGACTGTTATGAGTTTTTTATTTTTGGAAGTCCTAAATATTATGAATATACTCCATTATTTTTTATTAATTGGATTAAGAAAAATGTACCTAGATTAAGTCGTCACTCAAAATGTATTTTGTTTTGTACAGGAAGTGCTGCCATTGCTACTAGCTTTAAATCTCTTAATAAAATTCTTAAAAAAAAGAATCTTCATGTTGTAATCACTAAAACATTTCAGATGCCTAGTAACTATTTAATAGGATTTTTCAATCCTACAGATGAAGAAAAATATGATATTTATTCTAAGTGGAGCTTTGAAAAGGCTGGACTCATGGTTCAAGATTTTTTAGATAATATTTATAGTATAGAAAAAATAAATCCTATTATAGGCTTTATGTGTGAAAAAGTAAGTTATTATTTCTGTAAATCTACCAAATATAAAAGTAAAAATTTTTCAATAAGCCCTAATTGTACAAAATGTACCCAATGTATAAGACACTGTCCAACTCATAATATTCAGTTAATAGATGATAAAATAGTCTTTAAAAATAACTGTATTCTATGTACCCGCTGTATTAATTTTTGTCCTGAAAATGCAATTATATATAAAAATAAAAAAACTGATCAATATACTCATAATTTAAAAGAACTAAACTTAAGATAA
- a CDS encoding homoserine dehydrogenase, whose protein sequence is MNKVKIALLGFGNVGSGVWKILNSNEEEITERAGYKVEVAKILVRDLNKNRGAEVPKNLFTTNPDEIFEDDDIKIIVEVMGGMEPAKDYMERAIKSKKHVVTANKLAIATIGDDLLNMADEEGVALRYEASVAGGIPIIHGIEECLTANKIKEIVGIINGTTNYILTKMYLENMSFNDALKEAQEKGYAEADPTSDVEGYDPLYKLRILTSLAFGERVDVNSIYREGISNIEAIDVEYAKEFGYVIKLLAIVKDVNNVLELRVHPTMIPARHPLANVNDSFNAILIKGNAVGDLMFYGRGAGDLPTGSAVVGDIISILRNNIDLNKVIDKPNRVSKKKVNNMENTETQYYIRTTVKDVPGVLAEITTILGKNNVSVLSVIQKGKGQEYVTLVFVTHKTFEGNMMKSLEEIKKLSSVQKIDNVIRVENGYKG, encoded by the coding sequence ATGAATAAGGTGAAGATTGCACTACTGGGATTTGGAAATGTTGGAAGTGGGGTTTGGAAGATACTAAATTCCAATGAAGAGGAAATCACAGAGAGGGCAGGCTATAAGGTAGAAGTAGCTAAAATTCTAGTTAGGGATTTAAATAAAAATAGAGGGGCAGAAGTACCAAAAAATCTTTTTACAACAAATCCAGATGAAATTTTTGAAGATGATGATATAAAAATAATAGTAGAAGTTATGGGCGGAATGGAGCCTGCAAAAGATTATATGGAAAGAGCTATTAAATCAAAGAAACATGTGGTTACAGCGAACAAGTTAGCTATTGCTACTATAGGAGACGACCTTTTAAATATGGCAGATGAAGAAGGAGTGGCTCTTAGATATGAAGCTAGTGTTGCAGGAGGAATTCCAATTATACATGGAATAGAAGAATGCTTAACAGCTAATAAGATAAAAGAAATTGTTGGAATAATAAATGGAACAACTAACTACATTTTAACAAAAATGTATTTAGAGAATATGAGTTTTAATGATGCTTTAAAAGAAGCTCAAGAAAAGGGGTATGCAGAAGCAGATCCTACTTCAGATGTTGAAGGATATGACCCTTTATATAAGCTTAGAATTTTAACTTCATTGGCTTTTGGTGAAAGAGTTGATGTGAATTCAATATACAGAGAAGGAATCAGTAATATAGAAGCTATAGATGTAGAATATGCAAAAGAATTTGGATATGTAATAAAGCTATTAGCAATTGTAAAAGATGTAAATAATGTTCTAGAACTTAGGGTACACCCTACAATGATTCCAGCAAGACACCCATTAGCAAATGTTAATGACTCTTTTAATGCAATTCTAATTAAAGGAAATGCAGTTGGAGATTTAATGTTCTATGGAAGAGGGGCGGGAGATTTACCAACAGGTAGTGCAGTAGTTGGAGATATAATATCTATATTAAGAAACAATATCGATTTAAATAAAGTTATAGATAAGCCTAATAGAGTTTCTAAAAAGAAGGTTAATAATATGGAGAACACAGAAACTCAATATTATATAAGAACTACTGTAAAAGACGTTCCTGGTGTATTAGCTGAAATAACAACTATTTTAGGAAAAAATAATGTAAGTGTTTTATCTGTTATTCAAAAGGGTAAAGGACAAGAATATGTTACTTTAGTATTTGTTACACATAAGACTTTTGAAGGTAATATGATGAAATCTTTAGAAGAAATTAAGAAACTATCTAGCGTTCAAAAAATAGACAATGTAATAAGAGTTGAAAATGGTTATAAAGGATAA
- the thrC gene encoding threonine synthase: MNRIYYKSTRGNEKVVEASEAILQGIAEDGGLFVPCKIPKVELDLNKLSKMDYKEVAYFVMSKFFTDFTEVELKECIDKAYDSKFDTEEIAPLTKVNDEFFLELYHGPTLAFKDMALSILPYLMITSAKKQNLNKDVVILTATSGDTGKAALEGFTNIDGVKIIVFFPQEGVSQVQKYQMITHEGNNTYVVAIKGNFDDAQSGVKEIFADKEFKDLLEKNNYIFSSANSINIGRLIPQIVYYFYAYISLYKNNEIKEKENINVVVPTGNFGNILAAYYAKQMGLPINKFLCASNDNKVLHDFMETGVYDKNRKFLTTISPSMDILISSNLERLLYSLSKENTLKVNNLMERLNCEGKYRIDENMRNSLEDFYGNYASEEETKEAIKEVYKKSNYLIDTHTAVAYVVNKKYKDKYEDSTKTIIASTASPYKFTNAVMNSIQKNCIGLDEFVLLEEMSKLLNEDVPKNIKDLNKRKVIHTTICEKSEMSNCIKKFLNIK, encoded by the coding sequence ATGAATAGAATTTATTATAAGAGTACAAGAGGAAATGAAAAGGTAGTTGAAGCATCAGAGGCAATTTTACAAGGTATTGCAGAAGATGGAGGGCTATTTGTTCCTTGTAAAATTCCTAAGGTAGAACTTGATCTTAATAAATTATCAAAAATGGATTATAAAGAAGTTGCTTATTTTGTTATGAGTAAATTCTTTACTGATTTTACTGAAGTAGAATTAAAAGAATGTATAGATAAGGCCTATGATTCAAAATTTGATACAGAAGAAATAGCTCCATTAACAAAGGTAAATGATGAATTTTTCTTAGAACTATATCATGGACCAACTCTTGCATTTAAGGATATGGCTCTTTCAATACTGCCATATTTAATGATAACTTCAGCTAAAAAGCAAAATTTAAATAAAGATGTGGTTATCCTTACTGCTACTTCAGGAGATACTGGGAAAGCAGCATTAGAAGGTTTTACAAATATTGATGGGGTTAAAATTATAGTATTTTTTCCACAAGAGGGTGTTAGTCAAGTTCAAAAATATCAGATGATAACCCATGAAGGAAATAATACTTATGTAGTAGCAATAAAGGGAAATTTTGATGATGCTCAAAGTGGAGTTAAAGAGATATTTGCAGATAAAGAATTTAAAGATCTTTTAGAAAAAAATAATTATATATTCTCTTCAGCTAATTCCATAAATATAGGCAGACTAATTCCTCAAATAGTATATTATTTTTATGCTTATATAAGTTTATACAAAAACAATGAGATAAAAGAAAAAGAGAATATAAATGTGGTTGTGCCTACAGGGAATTTCGGAAATATTTTAGCTGCTTATTATGCAAAACAGATGGGACTTCCAATAAATAAGTTTTTATGTGCTTCTAATGATAATAAAGTACTTCATGATTTTATGGAAACTGGAGTATATGATAAAAATAGAAAGTTTTTAACTACCATATCTCCATCGATGGATATTTTAATTTCAAGTAATTTAGAGAGACTTTTATACTCTTTAAGTAAAGAAAATACTTTAAAAGTAAATAATTTAATGGAAAGATTAAATTGTGAAGGCAAATATAGAATTGATGAGAATATGAGAAATTCTCTTGAAGATTTTTATGGAAATTATGCTTCAGAAGAAGAAACAAAAGAGGCTATAAAAGAAGTATATAAAAAAAGTAATTATCTTATAGATACTCATACTGCTGTTGCTTATGTGGTAAACAAAAAATATAAAGATAAATATGAAGATTCAACAAAAACTATTATTGCATCTACTGCAAGTCCATATAAATTCACTAATGCAGTTATGAATTCTATACAAAAAAATTGTATCGGTTTAGATGAGTTTGTTTTGCTAGAAGAGATGAGTAAGCTATTAAATGAAGATGTTCCAAAGAATATAAAGGACTTAAATAAGAGAAAAGTTATTCATACTACAATTTGCGAAAAAAGCGAAATGAGTAATTGTATAAAGAAGTTCTTGAATATAAAATAA